Sequence from the Salvia splendens isolate huo1 unplaced genomic scaffold, SspV2 ctg275, whole genome shotgun sequence genome:
TAGGAAGGTAGAAATAATATTTAAACAAATCAGTGAATGCTGATGAAGGTCTTGCATATTTTGCTCAGAGATTCAAAAAACATTTTGTTGCTTTATTTCTCAGTTATCAGAAAACCAAGCACTTTTCCTCTGAGAAATATTGCCACTGATTTTTCCGTCTTTCCTTCTCTTGATTTTGAAGGTTACTGGTGAGCTTCTACCTAATTTGACCAGTTGGGATGCTCTCCGTGCGGCATTGCCTGTTGGAACTGTCAGTGGAGCTCCTAAGGTTGTGCATTTCAATTTTCTTCATCCGACAAACCTTCCTCTCTGTCTTTCTTGTGGCAGCTGGAAAATTTTCAACTCTTAATGTTTCTGTTTCAATTGGGACAAACTCAAATTATGTACTGCACATAGTTGATAACGATTGTGTGTCTTGAAGATTTTAATCGAATGGATGCACTTTCATTTTCATCCAATAAAAGGATCGCATCATTTTTCCTAATTGCACAGTTTGGTAACTTGTGATGTGCAGGTGAAAGCTATGGAATTGATTGACGAACTAGAGGTGACGAGACGGGGGCCTTACAGTGGTGGTATAGGTGGCATTTCGTTCTCCGGAGATATGGATATTGCCTTAGCTTTGAGAACCATCGTGTTCCCAACCAACATGAGGTACGACACTATGTACTCGTACAAGGACAGCGAGAAGCGCCGCGATTGGGTCGCCCATCTCCAAGCGGTGGCTGGTATCGTTGCCGACAGTGATCCTGCTGATGAGCAGAGGGAGTGCGAAAACAAGGCCGCTGCTCTTGTTTGTGCCATCGATCTTGCAGAGTCATCATTCATCGAAAAGTAACCTCCGGTTTCCATACTCCATCCCACAAATACCTCGGAAAATTTATATGACCTAGTAGTTGTAGAAAGAAATCTTTCATTTCACTGTAGGAGTTGGGTTTCCTCTCTATCAAGTTGTAGATGGAAAAGATGGCTTAGGATGGTTTCTTGCTCCAGTTTTTGTTCGACATTTTGCAAATTATGTGATGCTCATGTTGTTGCTTGCAAATATTCTGTTTATTTATTACGAGAatttgaaaattcaataattacaGTGCATACACGTATCATTTCGCTCGAGTTGCATCTCActctatattaatatattattaatctTCAAATCTTCGTTGTTTTAATTTCCccaaagaaattaattttacaTGTGAAGTTTATGTCCTATATATTTACACACGAGGGAAACATTATCTCAAACAACAAACTATCCACCCAACGAGACAATATAGGGACTCTTTATAGATTGATCAAGTCATGGTGAGCAGCGGCTTGATCAAGTGACTCAAacaacaacttgatcaagtcaACCCAAGCAAAACTGATCAAGTCACTCCCGCAGCTTGATCAAGTCATTCCATGCAGATTCCGCACTGGAAGAAAAttgtgatgaagaagaagatttaACGGCTAGTTAAATCTGGGCCGTTGTTTTGTAGTTCGTAGATTAGGTTGAATGTAAGCCGTTAGATCAAAgtaagttgatcaagttagttgGGCAGTTTTTGTCTTCTTCGTTCTTTTAAATAGTGGTAGTCAAGTAGCTGTTTGTAATTCAATTCCATTCAGCTCAATTCATGATTTCTTTATCTCAAAACTCATCTTCAAGTTTCAACATTTGAATTCCAAAGAAGgtaacaattggcgccgtctgtgggaagcgcaAGCAATCGGATCGAATTGCGGCTTGATCTTTGGAATCGAATCCACGGTAAAGATGGCGGCGAGGTTGGAAGCGGAGGTCTATGGCGGATGAAGATGCGCGCGATGCTCATTCAACAAGGGCTATCGGCGGCGCTTGATGAAGAGAAAGAGGAAGCTGAGACCAATCTTGATGAGAAGACGGTTATCAAGCGAGCTGATATTCTAGCCAGAGCTCACAGCGTGGTGGTTTTGTGCTTGAGCGATAAAGTGCTCAGAGAGGTCGCGAAGGAGAAGACGGCGGCCGGAATTCTCAAGAAATTAGAGAACTTATATCTCACCAAATCCCTCGCCAATTGATTGTATATGAAGCAGAGGCTCTATTCTTATAAGTTCTTGGAAGAGAAGGCAGTAATGGAGCAACTTGAAGACTTCAATAAGGCGATCGATGATCTTGAAAACATCGATGTAACAATTGGCGATGAAGATAAGACGATAATTCTACTCAACGCTCTCCTTAAATCATATGATCAACTAAGAGATGCCATCATGTATGGAAGGGAGGGGTCTATCACACTCTTGGAAGTTCAATCTGCTCTGAGAGCTAAAGAGTTGCAATCCTCTGGAGTAAAGCACATCGACTCTGCATCCGAGAGCCTGAACGTCAGAGGATCAAAGGGCAAGAAACcgttcaagaagaagtttgaacCAGCCAAGCAGTCTTGGAATGATAAGAAAGAGAGTAAGGTGTGCTATTGGTGTAATAAGCCTGGCCACCTCAAGAAAGATTGTTTTggctggaagaagaagcaagCTACATAAGGCAATCAAGGTGCAAGCACCTCTGACTGTGTTGAGTCAAATGATGCAGTGGAGGTCTTAAATGTAATGGAGACAATTGATGGTGCTTCTTGGATAATGGACAGTGGTTGCAGCTTCCATATCTGCCCCAACCATGATTGGTTCGAAAGCCTACTGGATTCAACTGGCACTGTCACCCTTGGTAACAATCAGGTGTGCAGTGTGAAGGGCATATGGTCAATAAGACTCAAGATGCAGGATCAGCCAATCAAAGTTCTCAGTGATGTCAGGTTCATACCAGAAGTTAAAAGGAATCTGATATCTTTGGGATCACTGGAGCAAAAGGGCTGCTCATTCTTGTCCAAGGAAGGAAGAATGCAGGTCAAGAAAGGGGAGAATGTGATTATGATAGCTGAGAGGAGAGGAAGCTTGTACTATCTTTATGCTTCAGTAATCAAGATCCAGAAGGGTGGTGAGCAGCTGATTCTGGTGAAGCTCCCTAGCCTGAGAGTATGGCATGAGAGGCTGGGCCATCCTGCAATAGGAAACATCAAAGAACTAGTTAAAAAACAAGTGATCTCCGCTGATGAGTCAGAAGATATTCATCCTTGTCAAGACTGCATCAGAGGCAAGGCCAAGAAGTTGTCCTATCCCACCCGTAAACATACTTCTGCATCTCCATTGGATTATGTGCATAGTGACCTATGGGACCTGCTTCTGTGAATACCATTGGGGAAGGGAGAATATTACATGAGCTTGATTGATGATTTCTCAAGAAAAACGTGGATTTACATTTTGAAAAAGAAGTCAGAAGCACTTGCAAAATTCAAGGAATGGTATGATGAAGTAGAGCTTGAAAAGGGGTGTAAAGTGAAATGTCTCAGAACCGACAACGGACTTCAATATGTGTCCAGGGCCTTTGATGAATTCTGCAAGCATATGGACATCAAAAGGCATAGGACAGTTCCTATgaatcctcaacaaaatggagtggcTGAAAGAGCTAACAGAACTATTGTTGAGAGAGTAAGGTGTATGTTGTTTTCTTCTGAATTGGGGAAGAAATTCTGGGGTGAAGCAGCTTCTACTGCAGTGTATCTCATGAACAAATGCCCATCTATCAGCATTAATGGTGATACTCCAGATTATAGGTGGTATGGCAGGAATGCAAGTTATGACAACCTGAAGATTTTTGGCTGTAAAGTGTTTGCTCATGTGAAGCAAGGAAAGTTGGATCCCAGGGCATTAATGTGTGTGATGCTGAGATATCAAAAGGGAGTCAAGGGGTACAGGTTGCGGTGCATAGAGCCAGGCAGTCACAAAGTGATCATTAGCAGAGATGTGATATTCTTAGATAGGGACATGCCTTTTCTGAATAAGGGAGATGCTAATGCTGATGGAGTAAGGATAATGGCTAGTGATGGTGCTGAGTTTGAGGTGGAGCCTGCAGAAAGGCAAGATCAGATTCAAGATGATGGTGACTCTGATGCAGAGGCTGGGGAATCAGCTTCTGGAGTAACTGGAGCGTCTGGTGTTGATCCCGATATTACTCATGATGAGAGTGAGGATCTCAGTGGCTATCAGTTGGCCAGAGATAGAACAAGAAGAGTTGGCAAGCTACCAAGCAGATTTTCTGAGTATGAAACAGTGTTTTATGCTCTTATTGCTGCAGAAGAAATATAGCTTGAGGAGCCTCTCACATATATGGAGGCCATGAAAAGCAAGGATAAAGAGAAGTGGCTGCAGGCAATGAAAGAGGAGATGGACTCTCTCACAAGGAACAAGACTTGGGTCCTTGCGGATAAAATTGAAGGCAGAAAGCTAGTCACTTGCAAATGGATTTTCAAAAGGAAAATTGAAGCTGATGGTTCAATCAGGTTAAAGCAAGTCTAGTGGCAAGGGGGTTTACCCAATAGTATGGCATTGATTACAACGAGGTGTTTTCTCCGGTTGTAAAGCATAGCTCCATTAGAATGCTACTGTCAGTTGTTGCAAAGAATGATTGGGAGCTTGAGCAAATGGATGTGAAGACAACTTTTCTCAATGGGGATTTAGAAGAAACCATATATATGGCACAACCTAAGGGTTTTGCTGCTCTAGGACAAGAGAGAAAGGTGTGTAAACTGATTAAGAGCATCTATGGTCTTAAGCAAGCAAGCAGACAGTGGCACAAGAAGTTCAACTCACATATGCTGGTCTGTGGGTTTACTAGATCCAGATTTGATTCTTGTGTGTATTTCAAGAAGAAAGGTGGAGTGCCAGTGGCTTATCTAGATGATATGCTCATTGCTGGATCAAGCATGGAGGAGGTGGAGCAAGTGAATGAGGATATGAGGTCTGGTTTTGACATGAAGGACCTTGGACCTGCCAGAAAGATTCTGGGAATGAATATAGTAAGAAACAGAAAGCAAGGTACTATATGGCTTGGTCAATCTGATTATATACTGAAGATGTTGAAGAGATTCAAGATTGATAACATGAAAGAGCAAGCAACTCCTCTAGCTCAACATTTCAGACTGTCAGCAGATCAGAGACCTCaaagtgaagaagaaagaagggaaATGAAACCGATTCCCTATGCTAATATAATTGGCAGAGTGATGTATgcaattagggatgtcaatcgggtcggcccgtcgggtttcgggccaaccctactcgggttgcgggtcaatcgggtgcgggctaatcgggttgtgatttctttcgggttataaaaagctcagccctaaccctaaaagctcgggtttcgggctagcccaacgggttaatcgggttgctaccaataatattaacatgcatcaatccaataaataattattaaaattactaatattcatgcaatgtaaaacatttcattatgatatatttgagatatatgcttaaactcaatcataaacatgatcaaatactaatatttgagatatttcgtagaattttaatgcatgttttagaaatttaaatatttttcttgtgaatttgaagtttttaatttatttatcaattattatattgataaaaattcaatatataatttgtatatataatataaaattaaaagttattttttagttaaattaatcaataaaatgtcgaattaggagtaaaaaaaatagaataatagaaacttaatcgggttttcgggccagcccatcgggttttcgggtctggccctaatgggttgcgggttaatcgggtgcgggctaatcgggttttgattttatcgggctagaaatttccaaccctaaccctataaatttggcgggctattcgggccaacccacgggttacgggctacattgaccTCCCTATATGCAATAGTTTGCACAATGCCAGACATTGCATATGTTGTTAGCACTACAAGCAGATTCATGGCTGATCATGGAAGAGAACACTGGTTGGCTTTGAAATGGCTGCTGAAATACATGAAAGGTGCTGCAAAGTTGGGAATTCTGTATGGAGGAAATCAGACTTCGAATGGTGATGCCTTACTTGGCTTCTGTGACTCAGATTATGCTGGAGATGTAGACAATCGAAGGTCACAGTCAGGCTATGTGTTTACAATGTATGGCTCTGCAATAAGTTGGAAATCAAGTCAGCAAAATGTGGTAGCATTGTCCACAACTGATGCTAAATATTTGGCGCTTGCAGCAGCTATCAAGGAGAGTTTGTGGTTGAAAGGTCTTGCACGAAGGTGAATCCGACTGATATGCTTACTAAAACTTTACCTAGAGAGAAGGTGGAGCTTTGTAGAAGGTTGATCATGATGCAGACTTGTGGTGAAGCTGATTGAgtgaaggtggagatttgtagaTTGATCAAGTCATGGTGAGCAGcggcttgatcaagttgctgtgaaggtggagatttgtagaTTGATCAAGTCATGGTGAGCAGcggcttgatcaagttgctgtgaaggtggagatttgtagaTTGATCAAGTCATGGTTAGCAGCGGCTTGATCAAGTCACTCaaacagcaacttgatcaagtcaaCCCAAGCAAAACTGATCAAGTCACTCCCGCAGCTTGATCAAGTCATTCCATGCAGATTCCGCAATTGAAGAAATttgtgatgaagaagaagatttaACGGCTAGTTAAATCTGGGCAGTTGTTTTGTAGTTCGTAGATTAGGTTGAATGTAAGCCGTTAGATCAAAgtaagttgatcaagttagttgGGCAGTTTTTATCTTCTTCGTTCTTTTAAATAGTGGTAGTCAAGTAGCAGTTTGTAATTTGGTCCAGTTTGTGGGATTTCAGTTGATGAAGATCTTTGATTCTTGATTCCTATTGCAATTTCAGAATCCAACATCTTTTTGTGGTGGTTTGATTAGCTTAGTGATGACAGTATAGTGATATCAATAGTCTTATTGTTTTAATTCATGAAGTTTCTAGTGAGAAGAGAGATGGAATCCATCAGTTTTTTGTAGGTTGAACAAAAAGCTTTGATCTTGGGAATTTAATAAGTGTGATAGGATGGGTGAATAAAACTGATGTTGGCTAGTCTACTATTTTTACTTAGATGGGATGGATTGAATGATTTAGGACTTGTTTTGGTCTTTGAATTAGCTACCGGAAACGCTTCCTAGCAAGGTGTTAGAGAAGATGAAAGCTCCTGAACAACCAGATGATGTGCCTTAGATAAGGCCTCAGCAGCTGGTGGAGGCCGATGGTTTCCTCTTCGGTTTCCCCTCTCGTTTTGGGGTAATGGCGGCGCAGTGCAAGGCCTTCTTTGACGCCACCAGCGATATATGGGCCTCCCAACTTCTTGCTGGGAAGCCTGCTGGAATCTTCCGGAGCACGGGTTTCCATGGAGGAGGACAGGAACTTACAGCGTAAAATTTCCTCTTCCTTCTTGATCATCTGTTGCAACAATCTTGCTTTCACCTTGTCTTTGCTAGTTGCTAAGAAATTTCAGGGAAGGTGCATTTTCAATGATTTAGTAACATTATTCAGttttctcttcttgattttgttTCATCAATCTTGATTTCATCTTGTTTTGCTAGATGCTTGGTGGCTGAGAGTCACAAATTGTGGGTTCTAATACACTTCCATAATCATGTGaattatatagtttgatgcttcaGTGATTTAGTAACACTATTCAATTAAGTCTTCCAATTGATCATTGAGTTAAACTAGTTAAGTTGGATCATAAACTTGTGGCAATCTTGCTGTCGCGAAGCTTCACCTCAGTCGAGTAGTAAGAAGAATCCTGCAGAGATGAGTCGAATAGTCGTTGTCTTATTCTACTTCTATTAGACATGGCTAGGATTAGTGTTcgtaaaatttgattttttgagAAGCTATGatcatatatgtatatgtgtgtgtgcttGAGTGGATATATGTTTCTTGCTGACAGATTGAAGGCCATAACGCAACTGGCACATCACGGCATGATGTTCGTCCCTCTCGGCTACACATCTGGTGGTGGGATGTTCGAGATGGAGCAAGTGCGCAGTGGATCTCCCTACGGTGCAGGGACTTATGCAGCAGACGGGTCGCGCCAGCCTACGGAGCTCGAGCTTCAGTAAGCCTTTCATCAAGGTAAGTACGTTGCTCAAATCACCAGAAAGCTCAACAAGTGAAGAAACTTTGGAATGCTTCACAATCTTTAGCAAAGAGATGGAAATGCCAAATGTGAAGTGTTTCGTTTCTATTCTATTTTCATGCTTCATGAATAACCGTACAAAATATGTcattttatttaggtttttaaTTGGTAAAGCCTAATGAAAAATCGACCTGAGATTGAGATTCGAAatgtatttcaaaaaaaattgtgttgCAAAAAAATATTGTATCTTTTAATTTTTGGGTTGGAATAGAAATATCTTTTTGTATAAATAGTTATTTGATTAAAAGTCGATATGGTATTAaggattttagaaaaataagaagaaattttttaaaaatccacAGGATGGATGATTATTTTGCTTTTTATCGTTGATAATATGAAGAATTGCTTAAcagttttacttatttttttgttCGGAGATTCATCTTTTCCGTCTGAGACCTAAAATAAAACACCACTGTGATACTCTTTTTGTTGAAAGATTCTTCATTCTTAAATATGTCATAAAAATATTAGGAGTAATAGACAGCAAACGATCTAGTAAACATTGTTTCAATATATATTGTTATAGGGAATGGTTTTAAAATAATACTGTCTCACCGCCATAATATATAGTTTGAATTTAGttcgacttttttttttttacataaatCAATGAATCTTGAATCAATTCAAACATAGTTTGAACTATATACTCTAATCTTTTCTTGAAGCAActtcaaaataaaacaaatgtcattaaaaattagaataaataatattcaaataacttttataattataaaattattagctgaattaattataaactagattagatttatttttaGAACTTTAAAAAGAAAATCTCATTATAATctgtaatttaaaataaataagggaaaaaaatgtaaatacaaaagataattttttttaaaattaatactccctccgtccatgaaaaatagtacatattgtgaatgacacgagttttaatatggaattggtaaagtaagagagaagggaaaaaattAAGAGAGGAGTAGTGTTAGTTGAATGTGAggttcatattattagtaagagagaagagaaaaaaagtaagagaggtattgttagtggaatgtgaggtcaatattattagtaatagagaagggaaaaaaatagagataacttgttgaaaactttcttttttttatacgTGCTCTATTTTTCTTGGTCAACCGAAAATgataaatgtgctctattttttttggacggagGGAGAAAAAACTTAAAAGTTAGTGGAGtactacattaattaaaattatacacgtttcctaaaaattgaaattttaaaacggtaaaattttttaatattaaattaataaattaaggaagagataagaaaaaaaaatgttaaggAAAAATGAATCTCACCTCATtgacaaatttttttaatataaaatttttttattttgaaaagatgaacttaaaaaaaagaatttttatttttaagaataaAAGAATACGATATAGTTACGTccattttgaaaatatatttaatttccaTTTCAATTTCTCAACTTCCCAATTTAAATCCCTCCGCCGCAAAAATGAGGGTTTTCCGATGACTCCACCTCCGCCGTCTTCCTCACCTCCCTCCCAGTCTCCTCCCCCAAAAAAACCAAGCACAAAATCAATGGCCCGATCAAAACCTTCGTAGTTGTAGTCATGGAAAACCGC
This genomic interval carries:
- the LOC121789563 gene encoding NAD(P)H dehydrogenase (quinone) FQR1-like; amino-acid sequence: MAAQCKAFFDATSDIWASQLLAGKPAGIFRSTGFHGGGQELTALKAITQLAHHGMMFVPLGYTSGGGMFEMEQVRSGSPYGAGTYAADGSRQPTELELQ